A single region of the Hippopotamus amphibius kiboko isolate mHipAmp2 chromosome 6, mHipAmp2.hap2, whole genome shotgun sequence genome encodes:
- the MRAP2 gene encoding melanocortin-2 receptor accessory protein 2 encodes MSAQRLISNRTSQQSTSNSDYTWEYEYYEIGPVSFEGLKAHKYSIVIGFWVGLAVFVIFMFFVLTLLTKTGAPHQDNAESTEKRFRMNSFVSDFGRPLEPDKVFSRQGNEESRSLFHCYMNEVDHLDKAKAGPQTTALDGEVQLQEAIRCSGRPEEELNRLMKFDIPNFVNTDHNSSFGEDDLLISEPPIVLENKPVAQTSHKDLD; translated from the exons ATGTCTGCCCAGAGGTTAATTTCTAACAGAACGTCCCAGCAATCCACATCTAATTCTGATTATACCTGGGAATATGAGTATTATGAGATTGGACCAGTTTCCTTTGAAGGACTGAAGGCTCACAAAT ATTCCATTGTGATTGGATTTTGGGTTGGTCTCGCGGTCTTCGTGATTTTCATGTTTTTCGTGCTGACTCTGCTGACCAAGACAGGAGCCCCTCACCAAGA CAATGCAGAGTCTACGGAGAAGAGGTTCAGAATGAACAGCTTTGTGTCAGACTTTGGAAGGCCACTGGAGCCAGATAAGGTCTTTTCTCGACAGGGCAATGAAGAATCCAGGTCCCTCTTTCACTGCTACATGAATGAAGTGGACCACTTGGACAAGGCCAAAGCTGGTCCCCAGACCACCGCCCTCGATGGTGAAGTTCAACTCCAGGAAGCCATCAGATGCAGCGGGCGGCCAGAGGAGGAGCTGAACAGGCTCATGAAATTTGACATCCCCAACTTTGTCAACACAGACCACAACTCCTCCTTTGGGGAAGATGATCTCCTGATTTCGGAACCACCTATTGTTCTAGAAAATAAGCCAGTTGCCCAGACTTCACACAAAGACTTGGATTGA
- the LOC130855694 gene encoding LOW QUALITY PROTEIN: transmembrane protein 135-like (The sequence of the model RefSeq protein was modified relative to this genomic sequence to represent the inferred CDS: substituted 1 base at 1 genomic stop codon), whose amino-acid sequence MAALSKSIPHDCYEIGHTWHPSCRVAFVHITRGALEESLKIYAPLYLIAAILRKRKLDYYLHKLLPEILQSASFLTANGALHMAFFCILRKILGKFYSWSPGFGATLPASYVAILSERKSRRGLLTIYMANLATETLFRMGVARGTITTLRNEEVLLFCITAAMYMFFFRCKDGLKGFTYSELRFIVGKEEIPTHSYSPEAAYAKVEQKTEKQEEKPRGMNIIALVRKLVDSVCKHGPRHRCCKHYEDNCISYCIKGFIRMFSVGYLIQCCLRIPSVFRHLFTQPSQLLSLFYNKKNFQLGAFLGSFVSIYXGTSCFLRWVRNLDDELHAGFLAGISMMFYKSTTISMYLASKWVETMYFKGIEAGKVPYFPHADTIIYSISTAICFQAAVMEVQTLRPSYWKFLLRLTKGRFAVMNRKVLDVFGTGASKHFQDFIPRLDPRYTTVTPEMPIEFS is encoded by the coding sequence ATGGCGGCTCTCAGCAAGTCCATCCCTCATGACTGCTACGAGATCGGCCACACTTGGCACCCTTCCTGCCGGGTCGCCTTCGTACACATCACCAGGGGCGCCCTGGAGGAGTCCCTGAAGATCTATGCCCCCCTGTACCTGATTGCGGCAATTCTCCGGAAACGAAAATTAGACTATTATTTACACAAACTGCTCCCTGAGATCCTGCAATCTGCTTCATTTCTGACTGCTAATGGGGCCTTGCATATggctttcttttgcattttaagGAAGATACTGGGAAAATTCTACTCGTGGAGTCCTGGCTTTGGTGCCACTTTGCCAGCATCTTATGTGGCCATTCTAAGTGAGAGAAAAAGCAGGAGAGGGCTGCTCACAATTTATATGGCCAACTTGGCCACAGAAACACTATTTAGAATGGGTGTAGCAAGAGGAACCATCACAACGTTAAGAAATGAAGAAGTCCTTTTATTCTGCATCACAGCTGCCATgtacatgttctttttcaggTGCAAAGACGGTTTGAAGGGATTTACATACTCTGAGCTTAGGTTCATtgttgggaaggaagaaattccCACACATTCTTATTCACCAGAGGCAGCATATGCAAAAGTGGAACAAAAGACTGAGAAACAGGAGGAAAAACCAAGAGGAATGAATATAATTGCTCTAGTCAGGAAGCTTGTGGATTCAGTATGTAAGCATGGACCAAGGCATAGATGCTGCAAACACTATGAGGATAATTGCATCTCTTATTGCATTAAAGGTTTCATCAGAATGTTTAGTGTGGGATACTTGATCCAGTGCTGCCTCCGGATTCCCTCTGTGTTCAGGCATCTGTTTACACAGCCATCCCAGCTACTTTCTCTCTTctacaataaaaaaaacttcCAGCTCGGAGCTTTTCTGGGCTCTTTTGTTAGTATATACTAGGGTACTAGTTGCTTCCTGCGCTGGGTCAGAAATCTGGATGATGAACTGCATGCTGGATTTTTGGCGGGAATATCAATGATGTTTTATAAAAGCACAACAATTTCCATGTATTTAGCATCTAAATGGGTAGAGACAATGTATTTCAAAGGCATTGAAGCAGGAAAGGTTCCCTATTTTCCCCATGCAGACACTATCATCTATTCCATCTCTACAGCAATTTGCTTCCAGGCAGCTGTCATGGAAGTGCAGACCTTGCGACCATCTTACTGGAAGTTCCTTTTAAGGCTCACCAAGGGCAGATTTGCTGTCATGAACCGAAAAGTCCTTGATGTTTTTGGTACTGGTGCATCTAAACACTTTCAGGACTTCATCCCTAGGTTGGATCCAAGATATACAACTGTAACACCAGAGATGCCCATCGAGTTTTCTTGA